One window from the genome of Thermus caldifontis encodes:
- a CDS encoding sensor histidine kinase: MSFRLRLFLSFSLLWLLFLVGALYLAGQGVERALRGHLEATLLEDAKRAAEAYRKGQTGALLTTGGVYLHLYAEDGEALVLTQEAHRLPPEALKGVGEAPRVTWQRGFAAALVRTPLGLLALTQDTAPIDLAQRALRRALLEAFFLLFPLGMALVYLTARLTARPLEEAAREIARRNPERLDPVPLNLPKDEFGRMVEAVNGLLLALKEAKEKERAFLAEASHELRTPLTVLLGHLDRLSRNPLDSEALSTARATAERMRRLVEDLLSLARGEAERTLNPHIVDLKTIAEEATREYGVAFQGEALEVLGDPDRLLQMLRNLIANGVRAAGREGIRVRLRREGENALLEVEDHGPGIPEELLPRLFERFARGPGGGTGLGLAIAQAIAKAHGGEITVESQPGRTLFRVRLPLLEEEA; encoded by the coding sequence ATGTCCTTCCGGCTTCGGCTTTTCCTCTCCTTCAGCCTCCTCTGGCTCCTCTTCTTGGTGGGGGCCCTGTACCTGGCGGGGCAGGGGGTGGAGCGGGCCCTTAGGGGCCACCTCGAGGCCACCCTCCTGGAGGACGCCAAGCGGGCGGCGGAGGCCTACCGCAAGGGTCAGACGGGGGCCCTCCTCACCACCGGGGGCGTCTACCTTCACCTGTATGCGGAGGACGGGGAGGCCCTGGTCCTCACCCAGGAGGCCCACCGCCTCCCCCCGGAGGCCCTAAAGGGGGTGGGCGAGGCCCCCAGGGTCACCTGGCAAAGGGGCTTTGCCGCCGCCTTGGTGCGCACCCCCTTGGGCCTCCTCGCCCTCACCCAGGACACCGCCCCCATAGACCTGGCGCAAAGGGCCCTGAGGCGGGCCCTCCTCGAGGCCTTCTTCCTCCTCTTCCCCTTGGGCATGGCCTTGGTCTACCTCACCGCCCGGCTCACCGCCAGGCCCCTGGAGGAGGCCGCCAGGGAGATCGCCAGGCGTAACCCTGAGCGCCTGGACCCCGTACCCCTGAACCTCCCCAAGGACGAGTTCGGCCGGATGGTGGAGGCGGTGAACGGCCTCCTTCTGGCCCTCAAGGAAGCCAAGGAAAAGGAACGGGCCTTTCTGGCCGAGGCCAGCCACGAGCTTAGGACCCCCCTCACGGTTCTTTTGGGCCATCTGGACCGGCTTTCCCGAAACCCCTTGGACTCCGAAGCCCTAAGCACCGCCCGGGCCACCGCGGAGAGGATGCGCCGCCTGGTGGAGGACCTCCTCTCCCTGGCCCGGGGGGAGGCGGAGCGCACCTTGAACCCCCATATCGTGGACCTCAAAACCATAGCCGAGGAGGCCACCCGGGAGTACGGGGTGGCCTTCCAAGGGGAGGCCCTGGAGGTCCTGGGGGACCCGGACCGGCTCCTGCAAATGCTCAGGAACCTCATCGCCAACGGGGTCCGGGCCGCAGGAAGGGAAGGGATCCGGGTGCGCCTCAGGCGGGAAGGGGAAAACGCCCTTTTGGAGGTGGAGGACCATGGCCCGGGGATCCCCGAGGAACTCCTTCCCCGCCTCTTTGAGCGCTTCGCCCGGGGGCCTGGGGGCGGAACCGGCCTGGGCCTGGCCATCGCCCAGGCCATCGCCAAGGCTCACGGGGGGGAGATCACCGTGGAAAGCCAGCCCGGCCGCACCCTCTTCCGGGTACGCCTGCCCCTTTTGGAGGAAGAGGCCTAA
- a CDS encoding response regulator transcription factor: MKRILLIEDDAEVARLVELELKEAGFFVEWAKSGMEGLVKHRERKPDLVVLDLGLPDLDGAEVARRIRATDDTPILVLTAQDAVERKVGLLSDGADDYLVKPFHPAELLARIQVQLRHKEGSEVLSVGRLELYPRRRQVFFGEKEVRLSPKEFELLHLLMGRPGRVFPREEIEEKIWGKPLGRDSNVLDVHVANLRAKLREAGAYGYLRTVRGLGYAVRPGRGEEEA; the protein is encoded by the coding sequence ATGAAGCGCATCCTGCTCATTGAGGACGATGCGGAAGTGGCCCGCCTGGTGGAGCTGGAGCTCAAGGAAGCGGGCTTTTTCGTGGAGTGGGCCAAAAGCGGCATGGAGGGCCTGGTGAAGCACCGGGAGAGAAAGCCCGACCTGGTGGTGCTGGACCTGGGCCTCCCCGACTTGGATGGGGCCGAGGTGGCCCGGAGGATCCGGGCCACCGACGACACCCCCATCCTGGTCCTCACCGCCCAGGATGCCGTGGAGCGCAAGGTGGGCCTCCTTTCCGATGGGGCCGACGACTACCTGGTGAAGCCCTTCCACCCCGCCGAGCTTCTGGCCCGCATCCAGGTGCAGCTGAGGCACAAGGAAGGCAGCGAGGTCCTGAGCGTGGGACGGCTGGAGCTTTATCCCCGAAGGCGGCAGGTTTTCTTTGGAGAAAAGGAGGTGCGGCTTTCCCCCAAGGAGTTTGAGCTTCTCCACCTGCTCATGGGCCGCCCGGGGAGGGTCTTCCCCCGGGAGGAGATCGAGGAAAAGATCTGGGGCAAGCCCCTGGGCCGGGATTCCAACGTGCTGGATGTGCACGTGGCCAACCTCCGGGCCAAGCTGAGGGAAGCCGGGGCCTACGGCTACCTGCGCACGGTGCGGGGCCTGGGGTATGCGGTCCGCCCGGGAAGGGGCGAGGAGGAAGCCTAG
- the guaB gene encoding IMP dehydrogenase, with product MYEGKILYEGLTFDDVLLLPGYSEVLPREVSVRTRLTRKLYLNIPILSAAMDTVTEAEMAIAMAREGGLGVIHKNLSIEAQAGMVRKVKRSEAGMIQDPVTLPPTATLEDAERLMREYRIGGLPVVDLYGKLLGLVTNRDLRFERNLKRPVTEVMTPLERLITAPPGTTLEEAEEILRKHKVEKLPLVDEAGRLKGLLTLKDIVKRKQYPNAAKDPLGRLLVGAAVGASRDLPERAAALVEAGVDVLVLDSAHGHSKGILEALTYLKETFGEKVEIIAGNVATREGARALAERGADAVKVGIGPGSICTTRVVTGVGVPQISAILEAVAGVADLDVPIIADGGVKYTGDVAKALAAGAHTVMLGSMLAGTDEAPGEEVLKDGRRYKLYRGMGSLGAMRQGSADRYFQEPGRGGETEAKKLVPEGIEGMVPYKGPVADVLYQIVGGLRSAMGYVGAPDIETFRQKARFVRMTMAGLIESHPHDVVVIKEAPNYSR from the coding sequence ATGTACGAGGGGAAGATCCTCTACGAAGGCCTAACTTTTGATGACGTGCTCCTCCTCCCTGGGTATTCGGAGGTGCTACCCCGGGAGGTTTCGGTGAGGACCAGGCTTACCCGGAAGCTTTACCTCAACATCCCCATCCTCTCCGCCGCCATGGACACGGTGACCGAGGCGGAGATGGCCATCGCCATGGCCCGGGAAGGGGGGCTTGGGGTGATCCACAAGAACCTGAGCATTGAGGCCCAGGCGGGAATGGTGCGCAAGGTAAAGCGCTCCGAGGCGGGGATGATCCAGGACCCCGTCACCCTGCCGCCCACGGCCACCCTCGAGGACGCTGAGCGCCTCATGCGGGAGTACCGCATCGGGGGGCTTCCCGTGGTGGACCTCTACGGGAAGCTTTTAGGCCTGGTGACCAACCGCGACCTGCGCTTTGAGCGCAACCTGAAGCGGCCCGTCACCGAGGTCATGACCCCTTTGGAACGCTTGATCACCGCTCCGCCTGGCACCACCCTGGAGGAGGCGGAGGAGATCCTGCGCAAGCACAAGGTGGAAAAGCTTCCCCTGGTGGACGAAGCGGGGAGGCTCAAGGGGCTTCTTACCCTAAAGGACATTGTGAAGCGCAAGCAGTACCCCAACGCCGCCAAGGACCCCCTGGGCCGGTTATTGGTGGGGGCGGCGGTGGGGGCGAGCCGGGACCTTCCGGAAAGGGCCGCCGCTTTGGTGGAGGCGGGGGTGGACGTCCTGGTCCTGGACTCGGCTCACGGCCACTCCAAGGGGATTCTGGAGGCCCTCACCTACCTGAAGGAAACCTTCGGGGAGAAGGTGGAGATCATTGCCGGCAACGTGGCCACCCGGGAAGGGGCCCGGGCCCTGGCGGAGCGGGGCGCGGATGCGGTGAAGGTGGGCATCGGCCCCGGCTCCATCTGCACCACCCGGGTGGTGACCGGGGTGGGGGTGCCGCAGATCTCCGCCATCCTCGAGGCGGTGGCGGGGGTAGCCGACCTGGATGTGCCCATCATCGCCGATGGGGGGGTCAAGTACACGGGGGATGTGGCCAAGGCCCTGGCCGCCGGGGCCCACACGGTGATGCTGGGGAGCATGCTGGCGGGCACGGACGAGGCCCCGGGGGAGGAGGTTTTGAAGGATGGGCGCCGCTACAAGCTCTACCGGGGCATGGGCTCCTTGGGAGCCATGAGGCAGGGCTCCGCCGACCGCTACTTCCAGGAGCCGGGCAGGGGAGGGGAGACCGAGGCCAAGAAGCTGGTGCCTGAAGGGATCGAGGGCATGGTGCCCTATAAGGGCCCCGTGGCCGACGTCCTCTACCAGATCGTGGGGGGCTTGAGGAGCGCCATGGGCTATGTGGGGGCCCCGGACATAGAAACCTTCCGGCAAAAAGCCCGCTTCGTGCGCATGACCATGGCGGGCCTAATAGAGAGCCACCCCCACGACGTGGTGGTCATCAAGGAGGCTCCCAACTACTCCCGGTGA
- the cutA gene encoding divalent-cation tolerance protein CutA has product MEEVVLITAPNEEVGHTLARTLVEEGLAACVNLVPGLTSVYRWQGEVVEDREVLLIAKTTTFAFPRLKERVLSLHPYTVPEILALPIAEGHGPYLAWLRENVR; this is encoded by the coding sequence ATGGAAGAGGTGGTCCTGATCACCGCCCCTAACGAGGAGGTGGGCCATACCCTGGCCCGCACCCTGGTGGAGGAGGGCCTGGCCGCCTGCGTGAACCTGGTGCCGGGCCTCACCTCGGTCTACCGCTGGCAAGGGGAGGTGGTGGAGGACCGGGAAGTGCTCCTCATCGCCAAGACCACCACCTTCGCCTTCCCCCGGCTTAAGGAGCGGGTCCTTTCCCTTCACCCCTACACCGTGCCCGAGATCCTGGCCCTGCCCATCGCCGAGGGGCATGGGCCCTACCTGGCGTGGCTTAGGGAGAACGTAAGGTGA
- a CDS encoding DUF502 domain-containing protein, with amino-acid sequence MRLRQRFLTGLVTLLPLLVTLYFLAWVYTYSGGYIQSFLRLLDLEVPRTYQPFLPFVGLLLAGVLIYLVGTVAENYLGRRLIVSLERSLLLFPIVRDIYKAVQQITHTLFGHQEVKFSRAAVIEYPRRGLYTLCFVVQPVNGRLPPLPEGYTAVLVPTSPVPASGMVILVPSEEVIPLEISVEDALKYVVSAGFLLPEKPSGPLSSLPQRAEPPA; translated from the coding sequence ATGCGCCTGCGCCAGCGGTTCCTCACCGGGCTGGTCACCCTCCTACCCCTTCTGGTCACCCTGTACTTCCTGGCCTGGGTCTACACCTACTCCGGGGGCTATATCCAGAGCTTCCTGCGCCTTTTGGACCTGGAGGTGCCCCGCACCTACCAGCCCTTCCTGCCCTTTGTAGGTCTTCTTCTCGCTGGAGTGCTCATCTACCTGGTGGGCACCGTGGCGGAAAACTACCTGGGCCGAAGGCTCATCGTCTCCCTGGAGCGCTCCCTCCTCCTCTTCCCCATCGTGCGGGACATCTACAAGGCGGTGCAGCAGATCACCCACACCCTCTTCGGCCACCAGGAGGTGAAGTTCAGCCGGGCGGCGGTCATAGAGTACCCCAGGCGAGGGCTATACACCCTTTGTTTTGTGGTGCAGCCCGTGAACGGCCGCCTTCCTCCCCTGCCAGAAGGGTACACCGCCGTCTTGGTGCCCACCAGTCCCGTGCCCGCCAGCGGCATGGTGATCCTAGTGCCTTCAGAGGAGGTCATCCCCCTGGAGATCAGCGTGGAGGACGCCCTTAAGTACGTGGTTTCCGCCGGCTTCCTCCTCCCCGAAAAACCTTCAGGCCCCTTAAGCTCTCTCCCACAAAGGGCTGAGCCCCCGGCGTAG
- a CDS encoding helix-turn-helix domain-containing protein, which yields MTQARETVTFKPGEVILYPGVPGPRDRVYRVLEGLVRLEAVDEEGNALTLRLVRPGGYFGEEALAGMERTYFAEAVTEVVAEPLPKEPHPEEVRQVLQSLAQALSESYRRIERLATQRLKNRMAAAILELAETPLAHQEPEGLVLRATHDELAAAVGSVRETVTKVIGELTREGYIRSGYGKIVLKDIQGLRELARSRGDGR from the coding sequence ATGACCCAGGCCCGTGAAACCGTAACCTTCAAGCCCGGCGAGGTGATCCTGTACCCAGGGGTGCCGGGGCCCCGGGATCGGGTCTACCGGGTCCTCGAGGGCCTTGTGCGCCTCGAGGCGGTGGATGAGGAGGGCAACGCCCTCACCCTGCGCCTGGTCCGCCCCGGGGGGTACTTCGGGGAAGAGGCCCTGGCAGGTATGGAGCGGACGTACTTCGCCGAGGCGGTGACCGAGGTGGTGGCCGAACCCCTCCCCAAGGAACCCCACCCCGAGGAGGTCCGCCAGGTGCTCCAGAGCCTGGCCCAGGCCCTTTCCGAGTCCTACCGGCGCATCGAGCGCCTAGCCACCCAGCGCCTCAAAAACCGAATGGCCGCCGCTATCCTGGAGCTGGCGGAAACCCCCTTGGCCCACCAGGAACCGGAGGGCCTGGTCCTCCGCGCCACCCACGACGAGCTGGCGGCCGCGGTGGGGAGCGTGCGGGAAACCGTGACCAAGGTGATCGGGGAGCTCACCCGGGAGGGCTACATCCGCTCCGGCTACGGCAAGATCGTGCTGAAGGACATCCAGGGCCTTAGGGAACTGGCCCGAAGCCGAGGGGACGGGCGCTAG